One genomic window of Indioceanicola profundi includes the following:
- the ispH gene encoding 4-hydroxy-3-methylbut-2-enyl diphosphate reductase produces MSGPAKPSLHVLLAAPRGFCAGVDRAIQIVEVALEKYGAPVYVRHEIVHNKFVVQSLEAKGAIFVKELDQVPDDRPVVFSAHGVPKAVPAEAQRRNMIYVDATCPLVSKVHREAERHHKDGQHILLIGHAGHPEVIGTMGQLPPGTVTLVETVEDVATLEVPATENLAFVTQTTLSVDDTAGIVDALRERFPAISGPKREDICYATTNRQAAVKVIAQRADAVLVLGAPNSSNSMRLVEVAKVQGCPRSVLVQRAANIDWAELEGVATLGITAGASAPEVLVDEVLAELRQRYEVTVEEVVTAVEDVTFKLPRILAAE; encoded by the coding sequence ATGTCCGGACCTGCGAAGCCCTCCCTCCACGTCCTGCTCGCCGCCCCGCGCGGCTTCTGCGCCGGCGTGGACCGCGCCATCCAGATCGTGGAGGTGGCGCTGGAGAAGTACGGCGCCCCCGTCTATGTCCGGCATGAGATCGTGCACAATAAATTCGTGGTGCAGAGCCTTGAGGCCAAGGGCGCCATCTTCGTGAAGGAGCTGGACCAGGTTCCCGACGACCGCCCGGTGGTCTTCTCCGCCCATGGCGTGCCGAAGGCGGTTCCGGCGGAGGCGCAGCGCCGCAACATGATCTATGTGGACGCCACTTGCCCTCTGGTCAGCAAAGTGCATCGGGAGGCGGAGCGGCACCACAAGGACGGCCAGCACATCCTCCTGATCGGCCATGCCGGCCATCCCGAGGTGATCGGCACCATGGGCCAGCTTCCCCCCGGCACCGTGACCCTGGTGGAAACGGTGGAGGATGTGGCGACGCTGGAAGTGCCCGCCACCGAAAACCTCGCCTTCGTGACCCAGACCACCCTGTCGGTGGACGACACTGCCGGCATCGTGGACGCCTTGCGCGAGCGCTTCCCCGCCATCAGCGGCCCGAAGCGGGAGGATATCTGCTACGCCACCACCAACCGGCAAGCCGCGGTGAAGGTGATCGCCCAGCGTGCCGACGCCGTGCTGGTGCTGGGCGCGCCCAACAGCTCCAACTCCATGCGGCTGGTGGAGGTGGCGAAGGTCCAGGGCTGCCCCCGCTCCGTCCTGGTGCAGCGCGCCGCCAACATCGATTGGGCGGAGCTGGAGGGCGTTGCCACCCTCGGCATCACCGCCGGCGCCTCCGCTCCCGAGGTGCTGGTGGATGAGGTCCTGGCGGAGTTGCGGCAGCGTTACGAGGTGACGGTGGAGGAAGTCGTCACCGCCGTGGAAGACGTTACTTTCAAGCTCCCCCGCATCCTGGCGGCAGAGTAG
- the gcvT gene encoding glycine cleavage system aminomethyltransferase GcvT: MTDSPETTLKTPLHALHVELGAKMVPFAGYDMPVQYPLGVLKEHLHTRDKAGLFDVSHMGQVRITGENPAKALETLVPGDLQALEPGRIRYTMFTNGQGGILDDLMVTRVSDTELFVVINAACKHADLAHMRKHLTGVEIEYLGDDAGLLALQGPAAAEVMARFVEEAASMPFMSIIETDIGGIPVRLSRSGYTGEDGYEISVAPKHAEALARLLLSEEEVEAIGLGARDSLRLEAGLCLYGHDIDETTTPVEAALMWTISKRRRAEGGFPGAATVQAQLAEGATRKRVGIQPEGRAPAREHTEIQDMDGRVIGEITSGGFGPTVNGPVAIGYVAAAHAKAGTPVQLIVRGKAMPAKVAALPFAPHRYFRG, from the coding sequence TTGACCGATTCGCCCGAGACCACTCTCAAGACCCCGCTGCATGCGCTGCATGTGGAACTGGGCGCCAAGATGGTGCCCTTCGCCGGCTATGACATGCCGGTGCAGTATCCGCTGGGGGTGCTGAAGGAGCATCTGCACACGCGGGACAAGGCGGGGCTGTTCGACGTGTCCCACATGGGGCAGGTGCGCATCACCGGCGAGAATCCGGCCAAGGCGCTGGAAACGCTGGTGCCGGGCGACCTGCAGGCGCTGGAACCGGGCCGCATCCGCTACACCATGTTCACCAACGGGCAGGGCGGCATCCTGGACGACCTGATGGTGACGCGGGTCAGCGACACCGAGCTGTTCGTGGTGATCAACGCCGCCTGCAAGCATGCCGACCTGGCGCATATGCGCAAGCACCTGACCGGCGTCGAGATCGAGTATCTGGGCGACGATGCCGGTCTGCTGGCGCTCCAGGGGCCGGCCGCGGCCGAGGTGATGGCGCGCTTCGTGGAAGAGGCGGCCTCCATGCCCTTCATGTCCATAATCGAAACCGACATCGGCGGCATCCCGGTGCGCCTGTCCCGGTCCGGCTATACCGGCGAGGACGGCTATGAGATTTCGGTGGCCCCGAAGCATGCCGAGGCGCTGGCCCGGCTGCTGCTGAGCGAGGAGGAGGTGGAGGCGATCGGCCTCGGCGCCCGCGACTCGCTGCGGCTGGAGGCAGGGCTCTGCCTCTACGGGCACGATATCGACGAGACCACCACCCCGGTCGAGGCGGCGCTGATGTGGACCATCTCCAAGCGCCGCCGGGCCGAGGGCGGGTTCCCGGGGGCGGCGACGGTGCAGGCGCAACTGGCCGAGGGGGCCACGCGCAAGCGGGTCGGCATCCAGCCGGAGGGCAGGGCGCCTGCGCGCGAGCACACGGAGATCCAGGACATGGACGGGCGCGTGATCGGGGAAATCACCAGCGGCGGCTTCGGCCCCACGGTGAACGGCCCGGTGGCCATAGGCTATGTGGCGGCGGCGCATGCCAAGGCGGGCACGCCGGTCCAGCTCATCGTCCGCGGCAAGGCGATGCCGGCCAAGGTGGCCGCGCTTCCCTTCGCGCCGCACCGGTATTTCAGGGGGTAG
- the gcvH gene encoding glycine cleavage system protein GcvH, translating into MIKFSKDHEWIKVEGDTATVGITEYAQSQLGDVVFVEVPEAGKRLSQGKDAAVVESVKAASEVYAPVDGTVVEGNQALADDPSLVNTAPETDGWFFKMTLSNPSQLDALMDEAAYKSYIEGL; encoded by the coding sequence ATGATCAAGTTCAGCAAGGACCATGAGTGGATCAAGGTCGAGGGTGACACCGCGACCGTCGGCATCACGGAATACGCCCAGAGCCAGCTCGGCGACGTGGTGTTCGTCGAGGTGCCGGAAGCCGGCAAGCGGTTGAGCCAGGGCAAGGACGCGGCGGTGGTCGAGTCCGTGAAGGCGGCCTCCGAGGTCTATGCCCCGGTGGACGGCACCGTGGTCGAGGGCAACCAGGCCCTGGCCGACGACCCGTCGCTGGTCAACACGGCGCCGGAGACCGATGGCTGGTTCTTCAAGATGACCCTGTCCAACCCGTCCCAGCTCGACGCGCTGATGGATGAGGCGGCCTACAAGTCCTATATCGAGGGTCTCTGA
- the gcvPA gene encoding aminomethyl-transferring glycine dehydrogenase subunit GcvPA — MRYLPLTEADRREMLARIGVPDVDALFRDVPESARLKAPIAGLPMHQGELEVERHLSRLAAKNVTAGSVPFFIGAGAYKHHVPASVDQLLLRGEFLTSYTPYQPEVAQGTLQYLFEFQTQVALVTGMEVANASMYDGATATAEAVLMANRITKRNKAILSGGLHPHYRSVTETTCGVMGMEIVAAEPDPMDLEDLAGRIDDRTACVVVQTPSLFGHVRDFTSLCEAAHAKGALVIVAVTEIVSLGLLTPPGEMGADIVVAEGQSIGNALNFGGPYVGLFATREKFVRQMPGRLCGQTVDADGKRGFVLTLSTREQHIRREKATSNICTNSGLCALAFTIHMSLLGEAGYTKLARINHANAVVLAEKLAGVAGVEVLNEGFFNEFTVKLPKPAAGIVEALAAKGVLAGVPVSRFYPDVAGVENLLLVAATETNTVGDMDELVRALEEVL; from the coding sequence ATGCGTTACCTGCCCCTGACCGAGGCCGACCGGCGGGAGATGCTCGCCAGGATCGGCGTTCCGGACGTGGATGCGCTGTTCCGCGACGTGCCGGAATCCGCCCGGCTGAAGGCCCCCATCGCTGGCCTGCCCATGCACCAGGGCGAGCTGGAGGTGGAGCGCCATCTGTCGCGGCTGGCGGCGAAGAACGTCACCGCCGGCTCCGTGCCCTTCTTCATCGGCGCCGGCGCCTACAAGCACCATGTGCCGGCCAGCGTGGACCAGCTTCTGCTGCGCGGCGAGTTCCTGACCAGCTACACGCCCTACCAGCCCGAAGTGGCGCAGGGCACGCTGCAATATCTGTTCGAGTTCCAGACCCAGGTTGCCCTGGTCACCGGCATGGAGGTGGCCAACGCCTCCATGTATGACGGGGCCACCGCCACGGCCGAGGCCGTGCTGATGGCCAACCGCATCACCAAGCGGAACAAGGCCATTCTGTCCGGCGGCCTGCACCCGCATTACCGTTCCGTCACCGAAACGACCTGCGGCGTGATGGGGATGGAGATCGTGGCGGCGGAGCCCGATCCCATGGATCTGGAGGATCTGGCCGGCCGGATCGACGACAGGACCGCCTGCGTCGTGGTGCAGACGCCGAGCCTGTTCGGCCATGTGCGTGACTTCACCAGCCTGTGCGAGGCCGCCCATGCCAAGGGCGCGCTGGTCATCGTGGCGGTGACGGAGATCGTGTCGCTGGGCCTGCTGACCCCGCCGGGCGAGATGGGCGCCGACATCGTCGTGGCCGAGGGGCAGAGCATCGGCAACGCGCTGAATTTCGGCGGCCCCTATGTCGGGCTGTTCGCCACGCGGGAGAAGTTCGTTCGCCAGATGCCGGGCCGCCTCTGCGGCCAGACGGTGGATGCGGACGGCAAGCGCGGCTTCGTGCTGACGCTGTCCACCCGCGAGCAGCATATCCGCCGCGAGAAGGCCACCTCCAACATCTGCACCAATTCCGGCCTCTGCGCGCTGGCCTTCACCATCCACATGTCGCTGCTGGGCGAGGCGGGCTACACCAAGCTGGCCCGCATCAATCATGCGAACGCGGTGGTGCTGGCGGAGAAGCTGGCCGGGGTGGCGGGCGTCGAGGTCCTGAACGAGGGCTTCTTCAACGAGTTCACCGTGAAGCTGCCGAAGCCGGCGGCCGGGATCGTCGAGGCGCTGGCGGCCAAGGGCGTGCTGGCCGGCGTGCCGGTGTCCCGCTTCTACCCGGATGTGGCCGGGGTGGAGAACCTGCTGCTGGTCGCGGCGACGGAGACCAACACCGTGGGCGACATGGACGAGCTGGTCCGCGCCCTCGAGGAGGTGCTGTGA
- the gcvPB gene encoding aminomethyl-transferring glycine dehydrogenase subunit GcvPB codes for MNSQGRDTKPHDVAVLEDVKTFTGNKALQLEEALIFELDNHGVSGVDLPEPATGSLRLGKVKARKGIGLPHLSEPEVVRHFTRLSQKNFGIDSTMYPLGSCTMKHNPRLNEKMARLPGFSDVHPLQPVSTVQGALELIDQLAHWLKTLTGMPAVAMSPAAGAHGELCGLMAIRAALHARGEGHRTRVLVPESAHGTNPATAAFCGFTVDSIPAEENGRVSVEAVKAKLGPDVACIMLTNPNTCGLFEPQVKEIADAVHAAGGYFYCDGANYNAIVGRVRPADLGVDAMHINLHKTFSTPHGGGGPGSGPVVLSDALAPFAPMPFVVHGKDGFDLVEHAAGTDTQPFGRMKGFHGQMGMFVRALAYIMSHGADGLRQVASDAVLNANYIKESLKDTMSVSFDGPCMHEALFDDRFLKGSGVTPLDFAKAMIDEGFHPMTMYFPLVVHGALLVEPTETESKATLDQFIATLRHLAERAKAGDAAYFQAAPRLTPRRRLDETAAARKPILRWTRPAGTAQAQAAE; via the coding sequence ATGAACAGTCAGGGCCGCGATACGAAGCCCCATGACGTCGCCGTGCTGGAGGACGTGAAGACCTTCACCGGCAACAAGGCGCTCCAGCTCGAGGAAGCGCTGATCTTCGAGCTGGACAACCACGGCGTTTCCGGCGTGGACCTGCCGGAGCCGGCCACCGGCAGCCTGAGGCTGGGCAAGGTAAAGGCGCGCAAGGGCATCGGCCTGCCGCATTTGTCAGAGCCGGAGGTGGTGCGCCACTTCACGCGCCTGTCGCAGAAGAACTTCGGCATCGACAGCACGATGTACCCGCTGGGCTCCTGTACGATGAAGCACAACCCGCGCCTGAACGAGAAGATGGCGCGGCTGCCGGGCTTCAGCGACGTGCATCCGCTCCAGCCCGTCTCCACCGTGCAGGGTGCCTTGGAGCTGATCGACCAGCTTGCCCACTGGCTGAAGACCCTGACCGGCATGCCGGCGGTGGCGATGAGCCCGGCGGCGGGCGCCCATGGCGAGCTGTGCGGGCTAATGGCCATCCGGGCGGCGCTGCATGCACGCGGCGAGGGGCACCGGACCCGCGTGCTGGTGCCGGAATCGGCGCACGGCACCAACCCCGCCACGGCGGCCTTCTGCGGCTTCACCGTGGATTCCATCCCGGCGGAGGAGAATGGGCGCGTCAGCGTTGAGGCGGTGAAGGCCAAGCTGGGGCCGGACGTCGCCTGCATCATGTTGACCAACCCCAACACCTGCGGCCTGTTCGAACCGCAGGTGAAGGAGATCGCCGATGCCGTGCATGCGGCCGGCGGCTATTTCTACTGCGACGGCGCCAACTACAACGCCATCGTCGGCCGGGTGCGCCCGGCGGACCTCGGCGTCGACGCCATGCACATCAACCTGCACAAGACCTTCTCCACGCCCCATGGCGGCGGCGGTCCGGGCTCCGGCCCGGTGGTGCTGTCGGATGCGCTGGCCCCCTTCGCGCCGATGCCCTTCGTGGTGCATGGCAAGGACGGCTTCGATCTGGTGGAGCATGCGGCCGGGACCGATACCCAACCGTTCGGCCGGATGAAGGGTTTCCACGGCCAGATGGGCATGTTCGTGCGCGCCCTGGCCTACATCATGAGCCATGGGGCGGACGGGCTGCGGCAGGTGGCGTCGGACGCGGTGCTGAACGCCAACTACATCAAGGAAAGCCTGAAGGACACGATGTCGGTCAGCTTCGACGGGCCCTGCATGCATGAGGCCCTGTTCGACGACCGCTTCCTGAAGGGCTCCGGGGTCACCCCGCTCGACTTCGCCAAGGCGATGATCGACGAGGGCTTCCACCCGATGACCATGTACTTCCCGCTGGTCGTCCACGGCGCGCTGCTGGTGGAGCCGACGGAGACGGAAAGCAAGGCGACGCTGGACCAGTTCATCGCCACGTTGCGCCATCTGGCGGAGCGGGCGAAGGCGGGCGACGCCGCCTACTTCCAGGCCGCCCCGCGCCTGACGCCGCGCCGGCGTCTGGACGAGACGGCCGCGGCCCGCAAGCCGATCCTGCGCTGGACCCGCCCGGCTGGCACGGCCCAGGCCCAGGCGGCGGAGTAA
- a CDS encoding GlsB/YeaQ/YmgE family stress response membrane protein gives MGIIAWIILGLIAGWLAHKIMHGAGAGLVMNLVLGIVGAFVGGFLVRILGGAGVTGFNIWSLIVATLGAVVVLWLFNKLSSRRSASL, from the coding sequence ATGGGCATCATCGCCTGGATCATCCTTGGTCTGATCGCCGGCTGGCTGGCGCACAAGATCATGCACGGGGCCGGGGCCGGGCTGGTCATGAACTTGGTGCTGGGCATTGTCGGCGCGTTCGTCGGCGGCTTCCTGGTCCGCATCCTGGGCGGGGCCGGCGTGACCGGGTTCAATATCTGGAGCCTGATCGTGGCCACGCTGGGCGCGGTGGTGGTGCTGTGGCTGTTCAACAAGCTGTCCAGCCGGCGCAGCGCCAGTCTCTGA
- a CDS encoding PGPGW domain-containing protein, with product MRSRDPAPVSGLPRLRRMALVAMGWTIIVAGVLAMPLPGPFGLPIAFAGALLLLRNSPDARKTLIRWKRKAPARLSPIVGRFEAWRTRRRLKRRAG from the coding sequence ATGCGCTCCCGCGATCCGGCACCCGTTTCAGGCCTGCCGCGCCTCCGGCGGATGGCTCTGGTCGCCATGGGCTGGACGATCATCGTGGCCGGCGTGCTTGCAATGCCGCTGCCGGGGCCGTTCGGTCTGCCCATCGCCTTCGCCGGCGCGCTGCTTCTGCTGCGGAATTCGCCGGATGCCAGGAAGACGCTGATCCGCTGGAAGCGGAAGGCCCCGGCGCGCCTATCCCCCATCGTCGGCCGGTTCGAGGCTTGGCGGACCCGCAGGCGGCTGAAGCGTCGAGCCGGGTAG
- a CDS encoding aminotransferase, whose translation MKTGNSILSSYGTTIFEVMSRLAEEHRAVNLGQGFPDDSGPADVVAEAQRYLAEGWNQYPSMMGLPALRQAVAAHAKRFYGLDVDWAREVMVTSGATEALAACLFGLLEPGDEAVLFQPLYDSYVPIIRCAGAVPRFVALDPAKGWSFTRESLEAAFGPKTKLVVLNNPLNPAAKVWTEAELRVLAEVVVKHDAYVVCDEVYEHLVFDGRRHVPLITLPGMRERCLRIGSAGKTFSLTGWKVGYVTGAPGLMQPVAKAHQFLTFTTPPNLQSAVALGLGKEDAYFTGLAGSMQAKRDRLSAGLRAAGLTVLPAEGTYFLIADIGAHLRDGEDDQAFAKRLTVEAGVTTIPVSAFYETDAPRHLVRFCVCKRDEVLDAGLERLGAYFGG comes from the coding sequence ATGAAGACGGGCAATTCCATCCTCTCCTCCTACGGCACTACCATCTTCGAGGTGATGTCCCGGCTGGCGGAGGAGCACCGGGCCGTCAATCTGGGCCAGGGCTTTCCCGACGACAGCGGACCGGCCGATGTGGTGGCGGAGGCGCAGCGCTATCTGGCGGAGGGCTGGAACCAGTACCCGTCCATGATGGGGCTGCCGGCCCTGCGGCAGGCCGTGGCCGCCCATGCCAAGCGCTTCTACGGGCTGGATGTGGACTGGGCGCGGGAGGTGATGGTGACCTCCGGCGCTACCGAGGCGCTGGCCGCCTGCCTGTTCGGCCTGCTGGAGCCGGGGGACGAGGCGGTTCTGTTCCAGCCGCTCTACGACAGCTACGTCCCCATCATCCGTTGCGCCGGGGCGGTGCCGCGCTTCGTGGCGCTGGACCCGGCCAAGGGCTGGAGCTTCACGCGGGAGAGCCTGGAGGCGGCGTTCGGGCCGAAGACCAAGCTGGTGGTGCTGAACAACCCGCTGAACCCCGCCGCCAAGGTGTGGACGGAGGCGGAGCTGCGCGTGCTGGCGGAGGTGGTCGTGAAGCACGACGCCTATGTGGTCTGCGACGAGGTCTATGAGCATCTGGTCTTCGACGGCCGGCGGCATGTGCCGCTGATAACGCTGCCGGGGATGCGGGAGCGATGCCTGCGCATCGGGTCGGCGGGCAAGACCTTCTCCCTGACCGGGTGGAAGGTGGGCTATGTCACGGGCGCGCCCGGTCTGATGCAGCCGGTGGCCAAGGCCCACCAGTTCCTGACCTTCACCACCCCGCCGAACCTGCAATCCGCCGTGGCGCTGGGCCTGGGCAAGGAGGATGCGTATTTCACCGGGCTGGCCGGATCGATGCAGGCCAAGCGCGACCGGCTGTCGGCGGGGTTGCGGGCGGCGGGCCTGACCGTGCTGCCGGCGGAGGGCACCTATTTCCTGATCGCCGACATCGGGGCGCATCTGCGCGATGGCGAGGACGACCAGGCCTTCGCCAAGCGCCTGACGGTCGAGGCCGGGGTCACGACCATTCCCGTCAGCGCCTTCTATGAGACGGATGCGCCGCGCCATCTGGTGCGCTTCTGCGTCTGCAAGCGGGACGAGGTGCTGGATGCGGGGCTGGAGCGGTTGGGGGCGTACTTCGGGGGATGA